The sequence TTGGCTTACAGTTCCATCGAAAATATCGGCATTATTTTCATGGTGCTGGGACTGGCCATGATTTTCATGGCTAATGGTCATCCTCAGCTTGCCGCACTGGGTTTTCTCGCTGCGCTGTTTCATGCCTTCAATCATTCCTTATTCAAGAACCTGCTGTTTTTAGGCGCGGGGATATTGCAGCATCAAACTCATGATTTGAATATCGACACGATGGGTGGACTGATCCAGCGTATGCCACAAACCAGTTTTTTGTTTTTAGTGGGTTGCATGAGCATTTCCTCATTACCTTTATTCAACGGCTTTGTCTCGGAATGGCTGGCTTTCCAGACCGCTTTACAGGTCGATGTGCTGGATAACGGGGTGCTGCGCAGCCTCATTCCCGTTTCAGCGGCGGCGTTGGCCTTGACTGCGGCCTTGGCGGCCGCCTGTTTTGTCAAGGTGTTTGGCATGATTTTTCTGGGTTTGCCGCGATCGCGTAACAGCGAAAAAGCTCAGGAAGTCAAAGACAAATCGATGTTATATGGCCCTGCATTGTTAGCCGGTTTGTGCTTCTTTTTCGGTATTTTTCCCAACCTCATCATCAATTTATTGAATGGCGTTGCCAAGCAGTTGCTGGGCCAATCTCTGCCCAACGATACCGCATTGAGCTGGTTGTGGCTGGCGCCGGTTTCTGCGAATAAGGTTTCCTATTCCCCACCCATGGTCTTGGTGGGCGTATTGATTGCCGGGGGCATCAGCTTTTGGTATCTGCGCCGGAATCTGGAAACTAAAACCATGCGTCGAGCGGCTGCCTGGGATTGCGGTTTTGGCGGCTTAACACCCCGCATGCAATATAGCTGCAGCGCTTTTACCATGCCGTTCAGGCGAATTTTCGCCAGGGTCTGGCTGATAGATGAGCGTGTTGATAAAGAAATGCAGGGTGCGATGGATATGGATGTCAAAGCGGTCCACTATCATTTGCAGGTTCAGGATCACAGCTGGCCAAGGCTTTACCAGCCCATCACGCATGGCGTTAATCAGCTGGCCAAACAGGTCGGCCGGATTCAGACCGGGAATATTCGTGTCTACTTGGGTTATTCGTTTGTCACTTTAATTCTTATGTTATGGGTGATCAGCTGATGACATGGCTACTCGCTATCTTTCAGACCCTTCTATTTGTAGCCTTGGCACCGTTATTGGCCGGTTGGTTGAAATGGTGCAAATGCCATTTACAAAATCGACAAGCACCCTCATTGCTGCAGCCTTATCGGGATTTATTAAAACTGACCCGCAAACAACCGGTGGTGGCAGAACACGCCTCCTGGATTTTTACCCGGGCGCCTTACATCATATTTTCCGCGATTGTGCTGGCTGCCTCCATAGTGCCGTTGATCGCAGTCGATTTACCAACTGCCGCGAT comes from Methylicorpusculum oleiharenae and encodes:
- the hyfB gene encoding hydrogenase 4 subunit B, producing the protein MMTMILAYSAVILSFASGLLALMSNQRGMLMTLSQRFLTPDAHFPNCRNLLGRILEESRYASLHRQAVFVLLGLSGVFAVLAGLAVMMGQDSLTDQIGLGLPWLPWHVRFDGLSGFFFLIIGIGVIAVSLYGPAYVAIYQESQHPFAVLGLFTGLFVGGMLLVLLADDAFFFMIAWELMSVASYFLVAFQHEHSANRRAAFIYLVMAQVGALAIILSFGVLASFSDGFTFDALRQTALSPTWASIAFVLALLGFGMKAGIVPVHVWLPEAHPAAPSHISALMSGVMLKVAVYGLIRFCFDLLGELQWQWGVVLLVLGTVSAVGGILYAMMQPNLKRLLAYSSIENIGIIFMVLGLAMIFMANGHPQLAALGFLAALFHAFNHSLFKNLLFLGAGILQHQTHDLNIDTMGGLIQRMPQTSFLFLVGCMSISSLPLFNGFVSEWLAFQTALQVDVLDNGVLRSLIPVSAAALALTAALAAACFVKVFGMIFLGLPRSRNSEKAQEVKDKSMLYGPALLAGLCFFFGIFPNLIINLLNGVAKQLLGQSLPNDTALSWLWLAPVSANKVSYSPPMVLVGVLIAGGISFWYLRRNLETKTMRRAAAWDCGFGGLTPRMQYSCSAFTMPFRRIFARVWLIDERVDKEMQGAMDMDVKAVHYHLQVQDHSWPRLYQPITHGVNQLAKQVGRIQTGNIRVYLGYSFVTLILMLWVIS